The DNA segment ACTCGGCTAAAGGATGACGCCGAGATAGCATGCGCGATCCCGGCTTGCTCGCGAACGGTTGTTGTTTGAGTGCTATACCTGTAACTTCTCGAGCATTTTCGAGCGCCGGTTTATGGTTTTCATAAAGTCCAGCCGCATATAACCATGTAAGGGTTTTGCCATTTTTGTGAAGGCGCTCGCGAATTATGGCTCGCTGCTCTGCAGAGATGTCCCAAGCATTCAAGAAGATATACAGTTGGCAATCAGGGAAATTCTTGAGCATCAAATCGGACAGCAGATAAAAGCCCACCGACATTCCGCTTCTCAAAATATTTGCCTGTTGTTCTTTAAGAACGGCGCGAAGCAATTCGCGATCACGGGCATGAGCGATTGAACCTTCGTCAACTATTACCGCCACATCAGGTGGGGCTGGCGGACTCTCGATTTGAATGCGCCACCATTCACGATAATCGGCTGCTCGCTGCCAGGCAACACTCGAATCGAGCCAACCTTCACCCCAAAGGTCCATCCAAGCCGCTCCTGATCCATGTGTCAGTGTTACGCCAAGCCCGCGAAGATGCACTTGATCCATAGCATAAGGTTGAGAAATCTGAAGATTGTAATCATCAGGCTCATTACCGCTTGCTAAAGGGGTTTTGAAGTCCTCTTCCGATAGAAATAGTTTGCCTCGAAGGGCAATTGAATCGATAGGCATCGGGAAGGTACCTGCCTGAGTTGGCAATCGATCGCTATAACTGGGAGGGCCGGCGATGATATCAATATAAGGGCAGCTTGTCACCTGACCGAGACTAAGATGGCCTGAGTTCGGGTGAGACCACTCAAAAGTGTAACCATAAGATACAGCCACCAACGCCTGATTCTTCGACGCATGTTTAACCATTCGCGCCAAGTCCGCCAATCGTTCAGCCACTGCATCTGACAAGAACAGATGGTAGTCAACTATCCGCCGTTCTTTGCGCGAGTCAAGAATGGAAGTTGAGTTCTGAGCCGATATTGGATGATAAGTTGGGATTTCCACGGTGTTAAAGGAGACGTTGCCTTCACTCCATGCTGAGCGCAGCATCACTACATCGTTATTATAGTAATGTTTGGTCCAGCGCCTAAACGCTTCACGTGCAGCAGGGCTGGTATCGTAGCCTTCTTCTGAGCCATAGAACCATTCGCCGCGCTCTAGGTGATATCCAACCACCCGTTCGCCTTCCGTCACCGTACGCATCTTTAGAACAAGATGTTCGAGGCATTTGGCGGCATATTGCCACCAGGCCTCGGAGCTAATCGATGGCTCAGACTGAGTGCCGTCAGCTCGCGTGCAGACTGCATCAGGATAACGCTGTCGCCATCCGGAAGCAGGAGTGAACACTACTCGCCAAAAAATATTGGCCTGAGGGTCAGCCTCAACGACACGCTTTATCATATAAGCCGCATCATCCAATACCTTTGGCAGACTCTGTTCATCGACAATCAAATCGAGTAAGAGAATATGAACATGAACCCCGGCGGCGGCCGCTTTTTGGATCTCGTTC comes from the bacterium genome and includes:
- a CDS encoding beta-galactosidase, whose amino-acid sequence is MRLRKKPNQTAADQDAPAGAIEQPTPIPTAEPSPPQRRRRTPTKSVDMAPVEASRDAVQQSPQEPIIPSEPQRATEEGQPKRRPRRRYPSKKQQDAIPTEEPTQSADLEAVPSEETTVARPMPHRRRRPMPIAKEAATETPVEASPQETIEVEFDITLPTGPRRGGRQNPRERQPIERRKPLEMLAPSRNRIGMRNGLPALVLNNTSVPPLLFFGNINSNATEKHVLNEIQKAAAAGVHVHILLLDLIVDEQSLPKVLDDAAYMIKRVVEADPQANIFWRVVFTPASGWRQRYPDAVCTRADGTQSEPSISSEAWWQYAAKCLEHLVLKMRTVTEGERVVGYHLERGEWFYGSEEGYDTSPAAREAFRRWTKHYYNNDVVMLRSAWSEGNVSFNTVEIPTYHPISAQNSTSILDSRKERRIVDYHLFLSDAVAERLADLARMVKHASKNQALVAVSYGYTFEWSHPNSGHLSLGQVTSCPYIDIIAGPPSYSDRLPTQAGTFPMPIDSIALRGKLFLSEEDFKTPLASGNEPDDYNLQISQPYAMDQVHLRGLGVTLTHGSGAAWMDLWGEGWLDSSVAWQRAADYREWWRIQIESPPAPPDVAVIVDEGSIAHARDRELLRAVLKEQQANILRSGMSVGFYLLSDLMLKNFPDCQLYIFLNAWDISAEQRAIIRERLHKNGKTLTWLYAAGLYENHKPALENAREVTGIALKQQPFASKPGSRMLSRRHPLAEFMDDPNIQRIEHIDPTFYSITEDATTVGEYQQTGLPSMIVREYEQSEVSGKWRAVYLGEPTLPPALLRGLGSMAKVHIWSNNDDVIHVRLPFLVIHAKRAGQRTINFPSSMSAYNLEERQIVTENSVSARLYMEEGQTVILLVAPQEQLQRMLSTQETGPVAAPESIRVPEVIVPLPPEPAIIHEPKEFFGDALDEEYAEIETVYGPPKIELGRTMLDELVDEDLGLNIKFRKVDE